One region of Streptomyces subrutilus genomic DNA includes:
- a CDS encoding FxsB family cyclophane-forming radical SAM/SPASM peptide maturase: protein MRHTHTSAAGQPAHRTHAPWPYTRLDVPALRAAGHRPHPVRQFVLKTRSRCNLACTYCYVYEMADQGWRAQPTTMDPATAARAAERIAEHAAAHDLPRVDLVLHGGEPLLTAPAALAGPVDAVRAAVAAAAPRTRVTATVQTNGTLLTRGRLAALAAAGIRVGVSLDGGLPAHNTRRVDHAGRPGFGAAARGLRLLARHPDSYAGVLCVIDLAHDPVETYESLLAFAPPSVGLLLPLANWSSPPPGHHPHGTPYADWLLAVFERWWHDGLRRTRIRVFEEIIALLLGLPAATETLGLAPAATAVIETDGSIEQADSLKSAYEGAATTGMTLRTHSFDQLLDHPGFAARQLGLAALADGCRTCELVEVCGGGHYPHRYRAGEGFRQPSVYCADLQVLIRHIAAAVAGAARPPAVAS, encoded by the coding sequence ATGAGGCACACCCACACGAGCGCGGCCGGGCAGCCCGCGCACCGCACCCACGCACCCTGGCCCTACACCCGGCTCGACGTGCCCGCCCTGCGCGCCGCCGGACACCGGCCACACCCCGTAAGGCAGTTCGTGCTCAAGACCCGCAGCCGCTGCAACCTCGCCTGCACCTACTGCTACGTCTACGAGATGGCCGACCAGGGCTGGCGCGCCCAGCCCACCACCATGGACCCCGCCACCGCCGCCCGCGCCGCCGAGCGGATCGCCGAACACGCCGCCGCCCACGACCTGCCCCGCGTCGACCTGGTGCTGCACGGCGGGGAGCCGCTGCTCACGGCGCCCGCCGCACTGGCCGGGCCCGTCGACGCCGTGCGGGCCGCCGTCGCCGCGGCCGCCCCGCGCACCCGCGTCACCGCCACCGTCCAGACCAACGGCACCCTCCTCACCCGCGGCCGCCTCGCCGCCCTGGCCGCCGCCGGGATACGCGTCGGCGTCAGCCTCGACGGCGGGCTCCCCGCGCACAACACCCGGCGCGTGGACCACGCCGGCCGTCCCGGATTCGGCGCCGCCGCCCGCGGCCTGCGGCTGCTGGCCCGGCATCCGGACAGCTACGCCGGGGTCCTCTGCGTCATCGACCTCGCCCACGACCCGGTCGAGACGTACGAGTCCCTGCTCGCCTTCGCCCCGCCCAGCGTCGGGCTGCTGCTGCCGCTCGCCAACTGGAGCTCCCCGCCACCCGGCCACCACCCGCACGGCACCCCGTACGCCGACTGGCTCCTCGCCGTCTTCGAACGCTGGTGGCACGACGGGCTGCGGCGCACCCGGATCCGCGTCTTCGAGGAGATCATCGCCCTGCTGCTCGGCCTGCCCGCCGCCACCGAGACCCTGGGGCTCGCGCCCGCCGCCACCGCCGTCATCGAGACCGACGGCTCCATCGAACAGGCCGATTCGCTGAAGTCCGCCTACGAGGGCGCCGCCACCACCGGCATGACCCTGCGCACCCACAGCTTCGACCAGCTCCTCGACCATCCCGGCTTCGCCGCCCGCCAGCTCGGACTGGCCGCGCTCGCCGACGGCTGCCGCACCTGCGAACTCGTCGAGGTCTGCGGCGGCGGGCACTACCCGCACCGCTACCGGGCCGGCGAGGGCTTCCGGCAGCCGTCCGTGTACTGCGCCGACCTCCAGGTCCTGATCCGGCACATCGCCGCGGCCGTCGCGGGCGCCGCCCGCCCCCCGGCGGTCGCCTCATGA
- a CDS encoding HEXXH motif domain-containing protein: protein MTAALASFTVSSRTLRALASTEPCAEGNRLVRDVRRSKRLVLLRAVLDAAPGAGAGEAADHWALLEAAERRAPDAVRDVLHYPATGVWAEETLRRLHAPCGPPPDLGHLGALAVAAALRARIAFTHTLRPQHGRLVLPTLGLLRPERPGPLALTERSWDPEDPATLPLHPLPGGRTALDDLDPYRAPGPARPAPVRPARRLTPKGHKRWDTQWTGALTLLQRYDTARAEETVHLLRSVVPLAGGSRSSGATLPAAAGSVLARAQAPPALAATLVHEVQHGKLTALADVLTLHTADRTPRYWAPWRTDPRPLEGLLHGAYAHLALAGYWQRAALYGARGAWAQHSRTRAQVAAVLPVLRAHEQLTSAGREFTDAMADAERAMDELPPPGDQHAAARRAVDRERRAWCEAHPELAPFVRA from the coding sequence ATGACCGCCGCCCTCGCCTCCTTCACCGTCTCCTCGCGCACCCTGCGCGCCCTGGCCTCCACCGAACCCTGCGCCGAGGGCAACCGCCTGGTCCGCGACGTGCGCCGCTCCAAGCGCCTGGTCCTGCTGCGGGCCGTCCTCGACGCCGCCCCCGGTGCCGGGGCCGGGGAGGCCGCCGACCACTGGGCCCTGCTGGAAGCGGCCGAACGCCGCGCCCCGGACGCCGTGCGCGACGTCCTGCACTACCCGGCCACCGGGGTGTGGGCCGAGGAGACCCTGCGCCGCCTGCACGCCCCCTGCGGGCCCCCGCCCGACCTCGGCCACCTCGGCGCCCTCGCCGTCGCCGCCGCCCTGCGCGCCCGGATCGCCTTCACCCACACCCTGCGGCCCCAGCACGGCCGCCTCGTCCTGCCCACCCTCGGGCTGCTGCGCCCCGAACGCCCCGGTCCGCTGGCCCTCACCGAACGCTCCTGGGACCCGGAGGACCCAGCCACCCTGCCCCTGCACCCCCTCCCCGGCGGCCGCACCGCCCTCGACGACCTCGACCCCTACCGGGCGCCCGGTCCGGCCCGGCCGGCCCCCGTCCGCCCCGCCCGCCGGCTCACCCCCAAGGGACACAAGCGCTGGGACACCCAGTGGACCGGCGCGCTCACCCTGCTCCAGCGCTACGACACCGCCCGCGCCGAGGAGACCGTCCACCTGCTGCGCTCGGTCGTGCCGCTGGCCGGCGGCTCCCGCTCCAGCGGCGCCACCCTGCCCGCGGCCGCCGGCTCCGTACTGGCCCGCGCGCAGGCCCCGCCCGCCCTGGCCGCCACCCTCGTCCACGAGGTCCAGCACGGCAAGCTCACCGCCCTCGCCGACGTCCTGACCCTGCACACCGCCGACCGCACCCCCCGGTACTGGGCCCCCTGGCGCACCGACCCCCGCCCGCTGGAGGGGCTCCTGCACGGCGCCTACGCCCACCTGGCCCTGGCCGGGTACTGGCAGCGCGCCGCCCTCTACGGGGCCCGGGGCGCCTGGGCCCAGCACTCCCGCACCCGCGCCCAGGTCGCCGCCGTCCTGCCCGTACTGCGCGCACACGAGCAACTCACCTCCGCCGGACGCGAGTTCACCGACGCCATGGCGGACGCCGAGCGGGCCATGGACGAACTCCCGCCGCCCGGGGACCAGCACGCCGCCGCCCGCCGGGCCGTCGACCGCGAGCGCCGCGCCTGGTGCGAGGCCCATCCCGAACTCGCCCCGTTCGTACGGGCTTGA
- the fxsA gene encoding FxSxx-COOH cyclophane-containing RiPP peptide: MVTKDQDLAVAAQAHKCPARLPDLSGLDLAALRGIDHPVLAQVIEGMVERVTHPAEILNAFDSGVD; this comes from the coding sequence ATGGTGACGAAGGATCAGGACCTGGCGGTGGCGGCCCAGGCCCACAAGTGCCCCGCACGGCTGCCGGACCTCTCCGGGCTGGATCTGGCCGCGCTGCGCGGGATCGACCACCCCGTGCTGGCCCAGGTGATCGAGGGCATGGTCGAACGGGTGACGCACCCGGCCGAAATCCTGAACGCCTTCGACTCCGGCGTCGACTGA
- the fxsT gene encoding FxSxx-COOH system tetratricopeptide repeat protein, producing the protein MTTGSRQEQGSTAGPQRFVISFAGFNRPWAVWIAHRLEEHGHRVALQRWDPQNSPGVTEALDDLARSGSRVLLVLSERYFSAGTHAADMQDAEWNTALRTVTARHPDRFAAVCLTDAPLPSAVAVLEKTDLWGLDAYEAEYRVLRRLELPTDRIGTETGRRGPRFPNDPPEIWGRVPRRNPRFTGRNDVIGTLRAALTEAPAGASTVTLLGLSGVGKTQVATEYAYRFASEYDIVWWVPAEDRPTLRERLADLAPALGLPRGAGSYGEQIRAVLEALRRGSPYGRWLIVFDGCDNPDDLTDLLPTGAGDVIITSRNREWASRHTSLVEVPLYARPESITFIRRRALRLTAPEADQLAEALEDYPLALDQTAGWLADSPLTVGDYLALLQRRMDSREAVTVSDDYPLPFPTALAILLNNVRENFPDALALLRLFVFFAPGPVPLRLLREFPADDVPEQLAGLINDQIRWNAALNKLVQFSVVRLEYSDLPVEEGGGGLETVQLHRMVHGIVRDNLSEDEAEPLARAVRQVLAAADPGRPSDARLWPRYAELIPHLTTSGVLTSSNPRIQNFLLQCLRYLILAGEYRTCLRLSEETDQAWRAMLGEDHPKVRELSYQYGGALRNLGLFRRAETLTRAVADRITGERGERDLETLRASSAYGGVLLCIAKFEPAREIFEHCLATYRDLLGEDDATTLGAQNNLAATYRLLGRYQDAYDLDLDTLRRRERVLRPQHISTLSSGIACAMGLRLMGRYREAQTRQEQGVKLNTQVLGLGHPQTLRAEHNLGLCLRRSGDIPGAGLRLRTVWERATRVFGVDYPWTLMVASDYATYLREYGDIGEARRISEDVVRGYQSQLGLAHPYSIGTVGNLGLVLRAQGERAEALSLAEQALVGMRGALGDRHPWTLGCALNATGHRNITGHLEDALSLSRDTLRTAEQVLGPDHPMTLSAQIALAADLRTVREDTEAGKHEDAGIKGLTRTLGPQHVHTVAAKQQTRPYWDFEPQP; encoded by the coding sequence ATGACCACCGGTAGTCGGCAGGAACAGGGCTCCACCGCTGGACCGCAGCGCTTCGTCATCAGCTTCGCCGGATTCAACCGGCCCTGGGCCGTGTGGATCGCCCACCGCCTGGAGGAACACGGCCACCGGGTCGCCCTCCAGCGCTGGGACCCGCAGAACAGCCCCGGCGTCACCGAGGCCCTCGACGACCTCGCCCGCTCCGGCAGCCGGGTCCTCCTGGTCCTCAGCGAACGCTACTTTTCCGCCGGAACCCACGCCGCCGACATGCAGGACGCGGAGTGGAACACCGCCCTGCGCACCGTCACCGCCCGCCACCCCGACCGGTTCGCCGCGGTCTGCCTCACCGACGCCCCGCTGCCCAGCGCCGTGGCCGTACTGGAGAAGACCGACCTGTGGGGCCTGGACGCGTACGAGGCGGAGTACCGCGTGCTGCGCCGCCTGGAGCTGCCCACCGACCGCATCGGCACCGAGACCGGCCGCCGCGGACCCCGCTTCCCCAACGACCCGCCCGAGATCTGGGGCCGGGTCCCGCGCCGCAACCCCCGCTTCACCGGCCGCAACGACGTCATCGGCACCCTGCGCGCGGCGCTCACCGAAGCCCCCGCCGGCGCCTCCACCGTCACCCTGCTCGGGCTCTCCGGCGTCGGCAAGACCCAGGTCGCCACCGAGTACGCCTACCGCTTCGCCTCCGAGTACGACATCGTCTGGTGGGTCCCCGCCGAGGACCGGCCCACCCTGCGCGAACGCCTCGCCGACCTGGCCCCCGCCCTCGGCCTGCCGCGCGGCGCCGGCAGCTACGGCGAGCAGATCCGGGCCGTCCTGGAAGCGCTGCGGCGCGGATCCCCGTACGGCCGCTGGCTGATCGTCTTCGACGGCTGCGACAACCCCGACGACCTCACCGACCTGCTGCCCACGGGCGCGGGCGACGTCATCATCACCTCGCGCAACCGCGAATGGGCCTCCCGGCACACCAGCCTCGTCGAAGTCCCGCTCTACGCCCGGCCCGAGTCCATCACCTTCATCCGCCGCCGGGCCCTGCGGCTCACCGCCCCCGAGGCCGACCAGCTCGCCGAGGCCCTGGAGGACTACCCGCTCGCCCTCGACCAGACCGCCGGCTGGCTCGCCGACTCACCCCTGACCGTCGGCGACTACCTGGCGCTGCTCCAGCGACGGATGGACTCCCGCGAGGCCGTCACCGTCTCCGACGACTACCCGCTGCCCTTCCCCACGGCCCTGGCCATACTCCTGAACAACGTCCGGGAGAACTTCCCCGACGCCCTCGCCCTGCTGCGGCTGTTCGTGTTCTTCGCCCCCGGCCCCGTCCCGCTGCGGCTGCTGCGCGAGTTCCCCGCCGACGACGTGCCCGAACAGCTCGCCGGGCTGATCAACGACCAGATCCGGTGGAACGCCGCCCTCAACAAGCTCGTCCAGTTCTCCGTCGTCCGCCTCGAATACTCAGACCTGCCCGTGGAGGAGGGCGGCGGCGGGCTGGAGACCGTACAGCTGCACCGCATGGTGCACGGCATCGTCCGCGACAACCTCTCCGAGGACGAGGCCGAACCGCTCGCCCGCGCCGTCCGCCAGGTCCTCGCCGCCGCCGACCCCGGCCGCCCCTCCGACGCCCGGCTGTGGCCCCGCTACGCCGAGCTCATCCCGCACCTGACCACCTCCGGGGTGCTGACCAGCAGCAACCCGCGCATCCAGAACTTCCTGCTGCAGTGCCTGCGCTACCTGATCCTCGCCGGGGAGTACCGCACCTGCCTGCGGCTGTCCGAGGAGACCGACCAGGCCTGGCGGGCCATGCTCGGCGAGGACCACCCCAAGGTCCGCGAGCTCAGCTACCAGTACGGCGGAGCCCTGCGCAACCTCGGCCTGTTCCGCAGGGCCGAGACCCTCACCAGGGCCGTCGCCGACCGGATCACCGGGGAGCGCGGCGAACGCGACCTGGAGACCCTGCGCGCCAGCAGCGCGTACGGGGGAGTGCTGCTCTGCATCGCCAAGTTCGAGCCCGCCCGCGAGATCTTCGAGCACTGCCTGGCCACCTATCGCGACCTGCTCGGCGAGGACGACGCCACCACGCTGGGCGCCCAGAACAACCTCGCCGCCACCTACCGCCTCCTGGGCCGCTACCAGGACGCCTACGACCTCGACCTGGACACCCTGCGCCGCCGCGAGCGGGTGCTGCGCCCCCAGCACATCTCCACCCTCTCCTCCGGCATCGCCTGCGCCATGGGGCTGCGGCTGATGGGCCGCTACCGGGAGGCGCAGACCCGGCAGGAGCAGGGCGTCAAGCTCAACACCCAGGTACTGGGGCTGGGCCACCCGCAGACCCTGCGCGCCGAGCACAACCTGGGGCTGTGCCTGCGCCGTTCGGGAGACATCCCCGGTGCGGGGCTGCGGCTGCGCACCGTGTGGGAGCGGGCCACCCGCGTCTTCGGGGTGGACTACCCGTGGACGCTGATGGTGGCCTCCGACTACGCCACGTACCTCCGGGAGTACGGGGACATCGGCGAGGCCCGCCGGATCTCGGAGGACGTGGTCCGCGGCTACCAGTCGCAGTTGGGCCTCGCCCACCCGTACAGCATCGGCACGGTCGGCAACCTCGGACTCGTGCTGCGCGCGCAGGGGGAACGCGCGGAGGCCCTGTCCCTCGCCGAGCAGGCGCTGGTCGGCATGCGGGGCGCGCTCGGCGACCGGCACCCCTGGACGCTGGGCTGCGCCCTCAACGCCACCGGCCACCGCAACATCACCGGCCACCTGGAGGACGCGCTGTCCCTGAGCCGGGACACGCTGCGCACCGCCGAGCAGGTCCTGGGCCCGGACCACCCGATGACGCTGAGCGCCCAGATCGCCCTGGCGGCCGACCTCCGCACGGTCCGCGAGGACACGGAGGCGGGCAAGCACGAGGACGCGGGCATCAAGGGCCTCACCCGCACCCTGGGCCCCCAGCACGTCCACACGGTCGCGGCGAAGCAGCAGACCCGCCCGTACTGGGACTTCGAGCCGCAGCCGTAG
- a CDS encoding multifunctional oxoglutarate decarboxylase/oxoglutarate dehydrogenase thiamine pyrophosphate-binding subunit/dihydrolipoyllysine-residue succinyltransferase subunit yields MSPQSPSNPSTTTEAAEGGKTPASGFGANEWLVDEIYQQYLQDPNSVDRAWWDFFADYKPGGVAAPVKAEEPKKSPTTDGASAQAANAVAAAPQAVDAAATGAARAAAPAAPSPAPTPVSAPAPAPATPSGAPAVTVPSQAPAAAPAAPATPAPVAKQAAPATEAPAGPELVTLRGPAAAVAKNMNASLDVPTATSVRAVPVKLLFDNRIVINNHLKRARGGKISFTHLIGYAMVQAIKAMPSMNYSFAEKDGKPTLVKPEHVNFGLAIDLVKANGDRQLVVAGIKKAETLNFFEFWQAYEDIVRRARVGKLTMDDFTGVTVSLTNPGGLGTVHSVPRLMPGQSVIMGVGSMDYPAEFQGTSQDTLNKLGISKVMTLTSTYDHRVIQGAASGEFLRIVANLLLGESGFYDDVFEALRIPYEPVRWNRDIDASHDDDVTKAARVFELIHSYRVRGHVMADTDPLEYKQRKHPDLDITEHGLTLWDLEREFAVGGFSGKSMMKLRDILGVLRDSYCRTTGVEFMHIQDPKQRRWIQDRIERPHSKPEREEQLRILRRLNAAEAFETFLQTKYVGQKRFSLEGGESVIPLLDAVIDSAAEARLEEVVIGMAHRGRLNVLANIVGKSYAQIFREFEGNLDPKSMHGSGDVKYHLGAEGTFTGLDGEQIKVSLVANPSHLEAVDPVLEGVARAKQDIINKGGTDFTVLPVALHGDAAFAGQGVVAETLNMSQLRGYRTGGTVHVVINNQVGFTAAPESSRSSMYATDVARMIEAPIFHVNGDDPEAVVRVARLAFEFRQAFNKDVVIDLICYRRRGHNESDNPAFTQPLMYDLIDKKRSVRKLYTESLIGRGDITLEEAEQALQDFQGQLEKVFAEVREAATQPAAGAPAAPAQTAQEFPVPVNTAISQEVVKRIAESQVNIPEHVTVHPRLLPQLQRRAAMIDEGTIDWGMGETLAFGSLLMEGTPVRLSGQDSRRGTFGQRHAVLIDRQTGEDHTPLQYLSDDQARYNVYDSLLSEYAAMGFEYGYSLARPDALVLWEAQFGDFVNGAQTVVDEFISSAEQKWGQTSGVTLLLPHGYEGQGPDHSSARPERFLQMCAQDNMTVAMPTLPSNYFHLLRWQVHNPHHKPLIVFTPKSMLRLKAAASKAEEFTSGSFRPVIGDSTVDANAVRKVVFCAGKVYYDLEAEREKRGITDTAIIRIERLYPLAGAEIQAEIAKFPNAAKYIWAQEEPANQGAWPFIALNLIDHLDLAVGADVPAGERLRRISRPHGSSPAVGSAKRHQAEQQLLLDEVFEA; encoded by the coding sequence GTGTCGCCACAGTCCCCCAGTAACCCGAGCACCACGACCGAAGCAGCAGAGGGCGGGAAGACCCCTGCCTCAGGCTTCGGTGCCAACGAGTGGCTCGTCGACGAGATCTATCAGCAGTACCTCCAGGACCCGAACTCGGTCGACCGGGCCTGGTGGGACTTCTTCGCCGACTACAAGCCGGGGGGCGTCGCCGCTCCGGTCAAGGCCGAAGAGCCGAAGAAGTCCCCGACGACGGACGGCGCCTCCGCACAGGCCGCCAACGCCGTCGCCGCGGCTCCGCAGGCCGTCGACGCCGCCGCCACGGGGGCGGCGCGCGCCGCGGCCCCTGCCGCCCCGAGCCCCGCGCCCACGCCCGTGTCAGCCCCCGCCCCTGCTCCTGCCACCCCCTCTGGTGCCCCTGCTGTGACTGTCCCCTCCCAGGCCCCGGCCGCCGCACCGGCCGCGCCCGCCACCCCCGCTCCCGTAGCCAAGCAGGCCGCGCCCGCCACCGAGGCCCCCGCGGGCCCGGAACTGGTGACGCTCCGCGGCCCGGCTGCCGCGGTGGCCAAGAACATGAACGCCTCCCTCGACGTCCCGACGGCCACGTCCGTCCGCGCCGTCCCGGTGAAGCTGCTGTTCGACAACCGCATCGTCATCAACAACCACCTCAAGCGCGCCCGGGGCGGGAAGATCTCCTTCACCCACCTCATCGGCTACGCGATGGTGCAGGCGATCAAGGCCATGCCGTCGATGAACTACTCCTTCGCGGAGAAGGACGGCAAGCCGACCCTGGTCAAGCCGGAGCACGTCAACTTCGGCCTCGCGATCGACCTGGTGAAGGCCAACGGCGACCGCCAGCTCGTCGTCGCCGGCATCAAGAAGGCCGAGACCCTCAACTTCTTCGAGTTCTGGCAGGCCTACGAGGACATCGTCCGCCGCGCCCGCGTCGGCAAGCTGACGATGGACGACTTCACCGGCGTCACCGTCTCGCTGACCAACCCCGGCGGCCTGGGCACCGTGCACTCCGTGCCCCGCCTGATGCCCGGACAGTCGGTCATCATGGGCGTCGGCTCCATGGACTACCCCGCCGAGTTCCAGGGCACCTCGCAGGACACCCTGAACAAGCTGGGCATCTCCAAGGTCATGACCCTGACCTCGACCTACGACCACCGGGTCATCCAGGGCGCGGCCTCCGGCGAGTTCCTGCGCATCGTCGCGAACCTGCTGCTCGGCGAGAGCGGCTTCTACGACGACGTCTTCGAGGCGCTGCGCATCCCGTACGAGCCGGTGCGCTGGAACCGGGACATCGACGCCTCGCACGACGACGACGTCACCAAGGCCGCCCGCGTCTTCGAGCTGATCCACTCCTACCGGGTCCGCGGCCACGTCATGGCCGACACCGACCCGCTGGAGTACAAGCAGCGCAAGCACCCCGACCTCGACATCACCGAGCACGGCCTCACCCTGTGGGACCTGGAGCGCGAGTTCGCGGTCGGCGGCTTCTCCGGCAAGTCGATGATGAAGCTGCGCGACATCCTCGGCGTGCTGCGCGACTCGTACTGCCGCACCACCGGCGTCGAGTTCATGCACATCCAGGACCCGAAGCAGCGCCGCTGGATCCAGGACCGCATCGAGCGCCCGCACTCCAAGCCGGAGCGCGAGGAGCAGCTGCGCATCCTGCGCCGCCTGAACGCGGCGGAGGCCTTCGAGACCTTCCTGCAGACGAAGTACGTCGGCCAGAAGCGCTTCTCGCTGGAGGGCGGCGAGTCCGTCATCCCGCTGCTCGACGCCGTCATCGACTCGGCCGCCGAGGCCCGCCTCGAAGAGGTCGTCATCGGCATGGCCCACCGCGGCCGCCTGAACGTCCTGGCGAACATCGTCGGCAAGTCGTACGCGCAGATCTTCCGGGAGTTCGAGGGCAACCTCGACCCGAAGTCCATGCACGGCTCCGGCGACGTCAAGTACCACCTGGGCGCCGAGGGCACCTTCACCGGCCTGGACGGGGAGCAGATCAAGGTCTCGCTCGTCGCCAACCCCTCCCACCTGGAGGCGGTCGACCCGGTCCTGGAGGGTGTCGCCCGCGCCAAGCAGGACATCATCAACAAGGGCGGCACGGACTTCACGGTCCTGCCGGTCGCCCTGCACGGTGACGCGGCCTTCGCGGGCCAGGGTGTGGTCGCCGAGACGCTGAACATGTCGCAGCTGCGCGGCTACCGCACCGGCGGCACCGTCCACGTCGTGATCAACAACCAGGTCGGCTTCACCGCCGCCCCGGAGTCCTCGCGTTCCTCGATGTACGCGACCGACGTGGCCCGCATGATCGAGGCGCCGATCTTCCACGTGAACGGCGACGACCCGGAGGCCGTCGTCCGCGTCGCGCGGCTCGCCTTCGAGTTCCGCCAGGCGTTCAACAAGGACGTGGTCATCGACCTCATCTGCTACCGCCGCCGCGGCCACAACGAGTCCGACAACCCGGCCTTCACGCAGCCGCTGATGTACGACCTGATCGACAAGAAGCGCTCGGTGCGCAAGCTGTACACCGAGTCCCTCATCGGTCGCGGCGACATCACGCTGGAAGAGGCCGAGCAGGCGCTCCAGGACTTCCAGGGCCAGCTGGAGAAGGTCTTCGCGGAGGTCCGCGAGGCCGCCACGCAGCCCGCCGCCGGCGCCCCGGCGGCTCCCGCGCAGACCGCGCAGGAGTTCCCCGTCCCGGTGAACACCGCGATCTCCCAGGAGGTCGTGAAGCGGATCGCCGAGTCCCAGGTCAACATCCCCGAGCACGTCACCGTGCACCCGCGTCTGCTGCCGCAGCTGCAGCGCCGCGCGGCGATGATCGACGAGGGCACCATCGACTGGGGCATGGGCGAGACCCTGGCCTTCGGCTCGCTGCTGATGGAGGGCACCCCGGTCCGGCTGTCCGGCCAGGACTCCCGCCGCGGCACGTTCGGCCAGCGCCACGCGGTCCTCATCGACCGTCAGACCGGCGAGGACCACACCCCGCTGCAGTACCTGTCGGACGACCAGGCCCGCTACAACGTCTACGACTCGCTGCTCTCCGAGTACGCGGCCATGGGCTTCGAGTACGGCTACTCGCTGGCCCGTCCGGACGCGCTGGTCCTGTGGGAGGCCCAGTTCGGCGACTTCGTCAACGGCGCGCAGACCGTCGTCGACGAGTTCATCTCCTCGGCGGAGCAGAAGTGGGGCCAGACCAGCGGCGTCACCCTCCTCCTCCCGCACGGCTACGAGGGCCAGGGCCCGGACCACTCGTCCGCCCGCCCGGAGCGCTTCCTCCAGATGTGCGCGCAGGACAACATGACGGTGGCCATGCCCACCCTGCCGTCGAACTACTTCCACCTGCTGCGCTGGCAGGTCCACAACCCGCACCACAAGCCGCTGATCGTCTTCACCCCGAAGTCGATGCTGCGTCTGAAGGCCGCGGCGTCGAAGGCGGAGGAGTTCACCAGCGGCTCGTTCCGTCCGGTCATCGGCGACAGCACGGTGGACGCGAACGCGGTCCGCAAGGTCGTGTTCTGCGCCGGCAAGGTCTACTACGACCTGGAGGCCGAGCGCGAGAAGCGCGGCATCACGGACACGGCGATCATCCGCATCGAGCGGCTGTACCCGCTGGCCGGTGCGGAGATCCAGGCGGAGATCGCCAAGTTCCCGAACGCGGCGAAGTACATCTGGGCCCAGGAGGAGCCGGCGAACCAGGGCGCGTGGCCCTTCATCGCCCTCAACCTGATCGACCACCTCGACCTGGCGGTCGGCGCGGACGTCCCGGCAGGCGAGCGCCTGCGCCGCATCTCCCGCCCGCACGGCTCGTCCCCGGCCGTCGGCTCGGCCAAGCGCCACCAGGCGGAGCAGCAGCTCCTCCTGGACGAGGTCTTCGAGGCCTAG
- a CDS encoding HAMP domain-containing sensor histidine kinase yields MSGRHPGPGLRPFSPFSIKTKLGTLVVVSVFITTGLLLVALRTDTELRFITVFSVIASMLITQFVAHGLTAPLDDMTRVARAISHGDYTRRVREAGRRDELGDLASTINLMADDLEAVDRHRKELVANVSHELRTPISALRAVLENVVDGVSAADPETMRTMLKQTERLGRLVETLLDLSRVDNGVVPLKARRFEVWPYLSGVLKESGLAAAGRPGLLSGSGGHTRNDVHLHLDVFPPELTAYADAERLHQVVANLIDNAVKHSPPHGRVTVHARAGDAPDSLALEVRDEGPGIPEAERYRVFERFNRGSARAGDGGTGLGLAIARWAVELHGGHIGVAESSRGCRILVTLPGSSQAPR; encoded by the coding sequence ATGAGCGGGCGGCACCCCGGGCCGGGGCTGCGGCCCTTCTCGCCGTTCTCGATCAAGACCAAGCTGGGCACCCTCGTGGTGGTCTCGGTCTTCATCACGACGGGCCTGCTGCTGGTGGCCCTGCGCACGGACACCGAACTGCGGTTCATCACCGTCTTCTCGGTGATCGCCTCGATGCTGATCACCCAGTTCGTGGCGCACGGCCTGACCGCGCCGCTGGACGACATGACGCGGGTGGCCCGGGCGATATCCCACGGCGACTACACCCGCCGGGTGCGCGAGGCGGGCCGTCGCGACGAGCTGGGCGACCTGGCCTCGACGATCAACCTGATGGCGGACGACCTGGAGGCGGTGGACCGGCACCGCAAGGAGCTCGTCGCCAACGTCTCGCACGAGCTGCGCACGCCGATCTCCGCGCTGCGGGCCGTGCTGGAGAACGTGGTGGACGGGGTCTCGGCCGCCGATCCGGAGACCATGCGCACGATGCTCAAGCAGACCGAGCGCCTCGGCCGCCTCGTGGAGACGCTGCTCGACCTGTCCCGCGTGGACAACGGGGTGGTCCCGCTGAAGGCCCGCCGCTTCGAGGTGTGGCCGTACCTGTCGGGCGTGCTGAAGGAGTCGGGGCTGGCGGCAGCGGGACGGCCGGGCCTGCTCTCCGGTTCGGGCGGGCACACCCGCAACGACGTGCACCTGCACCTGGACGTCTTCCCGCCCGAGCTGACGGCCTACGCGGACGCCGAGCGGCTGCACCAGGTCGTCGCGAACCTGATCGACAACGCGGTCAAGCACAGCCCCCCGCACGGCCGGGTCACGGTCCACGCCCGGGCCGGCGACGCACCCGACTCCCTGGCGCTGGAGGTGCGGGACGAGGGCCCCGGCATCCCGGAGGCCGAGCGGTACCGGGTCTTCGAGCGCTTCAACCGGGGCAGCGCACGGGCCGGCGACGGCGGCACCGGGCTGGGCCTGGCCATCGCCCGCTGGGCCGTGGAGCTGCACGGAGGGCATATCGGCGTGGCCGAATCGTCACGGGGCTGCCGCATCCTTGTCACGCTTCCGGGCAGCTCGCAGGCGCCACGTTGA